From Anopheles funestus chromosome 3RL, idAnoFuneDA-416_04, whole genome shotgun sequence, a single genomic window includes:
- the LOC125770320 gene encoding protein farnesyltransferase/geranylgeranyltransferase type-1 subunit alpha, translating to MADDNSSDEDFSDDWVLYSRRPEWSDLEPLPQDDGENPVVMIQYSERFNDVFGYLRAVISRQEKSQRALELTKDAAKLNAANYTVWQYRRDILKALNADLYEELSYIGRVIADNPKNYQVWHHRRVIVEWLDDPSSELALTENILDMDAKNYHAWQHRQWVIKNYNLFDDELHYVDRLISEDMRNNSAWNERFFVLKHGGFTPEVLEREVNYVITRVGLIKNNESPWNFLRGLLQQGTGKLAQFPSVVEFCEALYNDGIRSPYLLAFLVDLYEEQYFDVIESGGNEAEAELYHQKVQDLCESMANQHDKIRSKYWRYIAENFRRKTASSGRNGV from the exons ATGGCAGACGATAACAGTTCGGATGAAGATTTTTCCGACGATTGGGTATTGTACTCGCGCCGGCCGGAATGGTCCGATCTCGAACCATTGCCACAGGACGATGGCGAAAATCCAGTCGTGATGATTCAGTACAGTGAGCGAT ttaacgATGTGTTTGGATATCTGCGGGCGGTCATTTCCCGACAGGAGAAATCCCAACGTGCCCTGGAACTGACAAAGGACGCGGCAAAGCTGAATGCCGCAAACTATACCGTATGGCAGTACCGTAGAGACATATTGAAGGCGCTCAATGCCGATCTATACGAAGAGCTATCTTACATTGGGCGAGTTATTGCGGACAATCCGAAAAACTATCAAGTTTGGCACCATCGTCGTGTTATTGTGGAATGGTTGGATGATCCGTCGAGTGAGCTGGCGTTGACCGAAAACATTCTAGATATGGATGCGAAGAACTATCATGCATGGCAGCATCGGCAGTGGgtcataaaaaattacaa CCTATTCGACGATGAGTTACATTACGTGGACCGGTTAATATCGGAGGATATGCGCAATAATTCCGCCTGGAATGAACGCTTTTTCGTGCTTAAACATGGCGGCTTCACACCGGAGGTGCTCGAGCGCGAGGTCAACTACGTTATCACGCGCGTTGGTCTCATCAAAAACAACGAGAGCCCTTGGAACTTTCTTCGTGGACTGTTACAGCAAGGCACCGGCAAGCTAGCTCAGTTTCCCAGCGTGGTCGAGTTTTGTGAAGCACTCTACAATGACGGCATCCGGTCACCTTATCTGTTGGCCTTTTTGGTCGATCTTTACGAAGAACAATACTTTGATGTGATCGAGTCCGGTGGAAATGAAGCTGAAGCCGAATTGTACCATCAGAAGGTGCAAGATTTGTGCGAATCAATGGCCAACCAGCACGACAAGATACGTAGCAAGTACTGGCGATACATTGCCGAAAACTTCCGGAGGAAAACAGCAAGCAGCGGAAGAAATGGGGTTTAA